One genomic segment of Flagellimonas marinaquae includes these proteins:
- the argC gene encoding N-acetyl-gamma-glutamyl-phosphate reductase: MIKAGIIGGSGYTGGELIRLLLNHPRTEIDFVYSTTRAGKPITSAHQDLLGQTELNFSGEINSNIDVVFLCLGHGNSTTFLNENKFSSASKIIDLSNDFRLQADSNFNGQRFVYGLPELNKSAIKAAEAIANPGCFATAIQLALLPLAKAGLLGADVHINAVTGSTGAGVGLSPTSHFSWRNNNVSWYKPFTHQHLGEIGESLNSYGKSVGKLMFLPNRGNFTRGILATAYTNYNGSLEEAKNLYHDFYKDAVFTHLSDGELHLKQVVNTNQCHIHLHQHDGLLLVTSAIDNLLKGASGQAVQNMNLMFGFPESEGLLLKAGVF; encoded by the coding sequence ATGATAAAAGCTGGAATTATAGGTGGCTCAGGATATACGGGAGGTGAGCTAATAAGGCTCTTGCTCAATCATCCACGGACCGAAATCGATTTTGTGTACAGCACTACCCGAGCAGGAAAACCAATAACCTCCGCCCATCAAGATTTGTTGGGGCAAACAGAATTGAATTTTTCTGGAGAAATAAATTCAAATATAGATGTAGTCTTCCTCTGTTTGGGGCATGGAAATTCCACCACATTTTTGAACGAAAACAAATTTTCCTCTGCTTCAAAAATTATTGACCTCAGCAACGATTTCCGGTTACAGGCCGATTCTAACTTTAATGGCCAAAGATTTGTTTATGGTCTTCCCGAATTGAACAAGTCTGCCATAAAAGCTGCGGAGGCCATCGCCAATCCAGGTTGTTTTGCAACAGCTATCCAATTGGCATTGTTACCATTGGCAAAAGCAGGTTTGCTCGGTGCAGATGTACATATCAACGCAGTTACAGGAAGCACAGGAGCTGGAGTTGGACTATCCCCAACATCACATTTTAGCTGGAGGAACAATAACGTATCCTGGTACAAACCGTTTACCCACCAACATTTGGGAGAAATTGGGGAAAGCCTCAATTCTTACGGGAAATCTGTAGGTAAATTAATGTTCTTGCCCAATCGGGGCAATTTTACACGAGGAATCCTGGCCACTGCATACACCAACTATAACGGCAGTTTGGAAGAAGCAAAAAACCTTTACCACGATTTTTATAAAGACGCTGTTTTCACCCATCTTTCGGATGGGGAACTACACCTGAAACAAGTAGTAAACACCAATCAGTGCCATATTCATTTGCACCAGCACGATGGGCTTTTATTGGTTACGTCCGCTATCGATAATTTATTGAAAGGAGCATCCGGACAAGCGGTACAGAACATGAACTTGATGTTCGGATTTCCAGAATCCGAAGGCCTATTGTTAAAAGCAGGAGTATTTTAA
- a CDS encoding cellulose synthase family protein: protein MGLTIAYIIIAIYSIALILIFFYSLAQLNLLINYLGYKRRNEEAPKFNLLDPKEIPFVTIQLPIYNEEYVMERLLDNIAKIEYPKSKLEIQVLDDSTDDSVIETARRVQELQETGLDIQHIRRENRKGFKAGALKEGLEIAKGDFIAIFDADFLPETDWLKKTVPYFKDQEIGVVQTRWGHINRDYSTLTRIQAFALDAHFTLEQVGRNSKGHFINFNGTAGIWRKQCILDAGNWEGDTLTEDLDLSYRAQLKNWKFKYLEDVETPAELPVVISAARSQQFRWNKGGAENFRKTVWSVVTSKNIPFKTKFHGVMHLLNSSMFLCVFIVALLSIPMLYIKNTYGHLGWVFEVTSFFILSTIILFVCYWFTYKSIQGSSFDNFVDYIKLFFTFFSVALGFSLHNTVAVLEGHLGKRSEFVRTPKFNINNLSDSWKGNKYLTNKLSPNMILEFALMIYFLFGMYSAIPLNDYGLFPFHLMLFLGFGFVFFKSITSKA from the coding sequence ATGGGACTTACTATTGCTTACATCATAATTGCTATTTATAGTATCGCCTTGATTTTGATTTTTTTCTACAGCCTTGCCCAATTGAATCTTCTGATAAACTACCTTGGCTACAAAAGACGAAACGAGGAAGCTCCCAAGTTTAATCTGTTAGATCCAAAAGAAATACCATTCGTTACCATTCAACTCCCCATCTACAATGAGGAATACGTAATGGAGCGTTTACTGGACAATATTGCCAAAATAGAATATCCCAAAAGCAAGTTGGAAATCCAAGTACTGGACGACTCCACCGACGATTCCGTGATAGAAACCGCTCGCAGGGTTCAAGAACTCCAAGAAACCGGACTGGATATTCAACATATCCGCAGGGAAAACAGAAAAGGTTTTAAAGCCGGCGCCCTTAAAGAAGGCCTGGAAATCGCCAAGGGCGATTTTATAGCCATTTTTGATGCGGATTTTCTACCCGAAACAGACTGGTTAAAAAAGACCGTACCTTATTTTAAAGATCAAGAAATCGGTGTGGTTCAGACCCGTTGGGGACACATCAACAGGGATTATTCTACCCTAACCCGCATCCAGGCCTTTGCGTTGGATGCCCATTTTACCCTGGAACAAGTTGGCAGAAACTCCAAAGGACATTTTATCAATTTTAATGGTACCGCTGGTATTTGGAGAAAACAATGTATTCTGGATGCAGGTAACTGGGAAGGCGACACCCTTACCGAAGACTTGGATTTGAGCTACCGTGCCCAATTAAAAAACTGGAAATTCAAATATTTGGAAGACGTAGAAACCCCTGCAGAACTTCCTGTGGTGATCAGTGCCGCCCGTTCCCAACAATTTCGTTGGAACAAAGGAGGTGCAGAAAACTTTAGAAAAACGGTTTGGAGCGTTGTTACCTCCAAAAATATACCGTTTAAAACCAAGTTTCATGGTGTAATGCACTTATTGAACAGCTCAATGTTCCTTTGCGTTTTCATTGTGGCTTTATTGAGCATTCCCATGCTCTACATAAAAAACACATACGGCCATTTGGGATGGGTGTTCGAGGTTACCAGCTTTTTTATCCTCAGCACCATAATCCTGTTTGTTTGCTATTGGTTTACCTATAAAAGTATACAAGGGAGCAGTTTCGACAATTTTGTGGATTATATAAAACTCTTTTTCACCTTCTTCTCGGTAGCGCTGGGCTTTTCTTTGCACAATACCGTGGCCGTTTTGGAAGGGCATTTAGGCAAGCGTAGTGAATTTGTAAGAACCCCTAAGTTCAATATCAATAACCTTTCCGATAGCTGGAAAGGCAATAAATATTTGACCAACAAGCTATCGCCGAACATGATCTTGGAATTCGCTTTAATGATCTATTTCCTATTTGGAATGTACAGTGCCATTCCTTTGAACGATTATGGATTGTTCCCATTCCACCTAATGTTGTTTTTAGGTTTTGGATTTGTTTTCTTTAAATCCATAACGTCCAAAGCATAA
- a CDS encoding aspartate aminotransferase family protein, with the protein MKLFDVYPLYDVTPTKAKGIEVWDDKGEKYLDFYGGHAVISIGHTHPHYVKRIKEQLDNIAFYSNSVQNPLQKELAEKLGRLSGCEDYDLFMCNSGAEANENALKMASFHTGKSKVIAFTNSFHGRTSAAVAATDNPSINAPINKQQEVTFLALNDFDAFEKTIQSNEYCAVIIEAIQGVGGLDEPTTEFFQFIAKKCKEHQIVLIADEVQSGYGRSGKFFAFQHHLDTERSRSVQPDIISIAKGMGNGFPVGGILIHNSFKPSYGLLGTTFGGNHLACTASLAVLEVLEKENLITNAAELGAYFREKASEITEIKNIKGRGLMIGLEFDFEVAPLRKRMIVEQHMFTGSAKNKKLLRFLPALNITKKDIDLFFDGLKKVV; encoded by the coding sequence ATGAAATTATTTGACGTATATCCGTTATACGATGTTACTCCAACCAAGGCCAAAGGCATTGAAGTCTGGGACGATAAAGGGGAAAAATATCTGGATTTTTATGGAGGTCATGCCGTAATTTCCATTGGACACACACATCCACACTATGTAAAACGGATAAAAGAGCAATTGGACAACATTGCGTTTTACAGTAATTCTGTTCAAAATCCATTACAAAAGGAGCTTGCAGAAAAGTTGGGCCGTTTATCCGGTTGCGAGGACTATGATCTTTTTATGTGCAACTCTGGGGCAGAAGCCAACGAAAACGCGCTAAAAATGGCCTCGTTTCACACTGGAAAATCCAAAGTAATCGCCTTTACCAACAGTTTTCACGGAAGAACCTCTGCAGCAGTGGCCGCTACGGACAATCCAAGTATCAATGCTCCCATTAACAAACAACAAGAGGTGACTTTCTTGGCACTGAACGATTTTGATGCTTTTGAAAAAACAATTCAATCCAATGAATATTGCGCAGTAATCATTGAAGCAATTCAAGGTGTGGGGGGACTCGATGAACCAACTACGGAATTCTTCCAATTCATTGCAAAAAAGTGCAAGGAACACCAGATTGTCCTGATTGCGGACGAGGTACAATCGGGCTACGGCCGAAGTGGAAAGTTCTTTGCCTTTCAACACCATTTGGACACTGAGCGGAGTCGAAGTGTGCAACCCGACATTATTTCCATAGCCAAAGGTATGGGGAACGGTTTTCCCGTGGGCGGCATATTGATTCACAACTCATTTAAGCCTTCTTACGGGCTTTTGGGCACCACCTTTGGTGGAAACCACCTGGCCTGTACCGCAAGTTTGGCCGTTCTGGAAGTGTTGGAAAAAGAAAACTTGATTACAAACGCAGCCGAACTAGGGGCGTATTTTCGGGAAAAGGCATCGGAAATAACAGAAATCAAAAATATAAAAGGGAGAGGACTTATGATCGGACTGGAGTTTGATTTTGAAGTTGCTCCGCTGCGAAAAAGAATGATCGTGGAACAGCACATGTTCACTGGAAGTGCCAAAAACAAGAAGCTGTTACGATTTTTACCCGCATTGAACATCACAAAAAAAGATATAGACCTGTTCTTTGATGGGCTAAAAAAAGTAGTATAA
- a CDS encoding 4Fe-4S binding protein, whose protein sequence is MSTFDKSMALTGEPPKSLSTIQKLATLLGLSGLGIFLLAMFNINFPNKGLWLSISLSAIAIGIIWFSWDAYSNKLPGIKNDGVWFKSISSRGLWGWVAGIALTGFYIVLYFYPEYLGLVSDGANKGIIALFDPLSRLLSGNPASQWFVYGTLYTVAILAFGIKFLWKYRHNRYEKLRTISVMFFQTAFAFIIPELMARLNGHKILNGGSLPYYDLKNVWPLNYYNFESYRIKAFLSSGEIGFALLIFGILSIFVITPILTYKYGKRWYCSWVCGCGGLAETAGDSFRQLSDKSTFAWKVERWVVHSVVVFVTLMTTAVIYSYLGTDTSKYWLTKSTFLLSVGGLLTLVFGWVMIFKREQLQKDALYGAIGYFVIIIALIGFHFFSGEGEVFLFKSGTLRKSYSFLIGSVFSGVIGTGFYPIFGSRVWCRFGCPMAAILGFQQRLFSRFRITTNGGQCISCGNCSTYCEMGIDVRAYAQKGENIVRSSCVGCGICSAVCPRGVLKLENGPLEGRIDSNQVLLGNDVDLMSLVNKR, encoded by the coding sequence ATGAGCACTTTTGACAAAAGCATGGCCCTGACCGGGGAACCCCCAAAAAGCCTAAGTACAATTCAAAAACTGGCAACATTGTTGGGCCTTTCCGGCCTTGGCATTTTTTTACTTGCCATGTTCAACATCAACTTCCCGAACAAGGGGTTATGGCTTTCCATATCGCTATCAGCTATTGCGATCGGTATTATTTGGTTCTCTTGGGATGCCTACAGCAACAAACTTCCTGGTATAAAAAACGATGGGGTCTGGTTCAAATCCATATCCAGTCGCGGATTATGGGGTTGGGTGGCCGGAATTGCACTTACCGGATTTTATATCGTATTATATTTTTACCCCGAATACCTTGGCCTTGTCAGCGATGGTGCAAATAAAGGCATAATTGCACTTTTTGACCCTTTGAGCAGGCTTTTGAGCGGAAATCCGGCCAGTCAATGGTTTGTTTACGGCACATTATATACGGTGGCCATATTGGCTTTTGGCATAAAATTTCTCTGGAAATACCGTCACAACCGTTACGAAAAGCTGCGTACCATTAGTGTAATGTTCTTTCAAACCGCTTTTGCCTTCATCATCCCAGAATTAATGGCCCGTTTGAACGGTCACAAAATCTTGAACGGCGGAAGCCTTCCTTATTATGACCTAAAGAACGTTTGGCCGCTCAACTATTACAACTTTGAAAGTTACCGTATCAAAGCCTTTTTAAGTTCAGGTGAAATTGGTTTTGCTTTATTGATATTTGGTATCCTTTCCATTTTTGTGATTACCCCTATCCTTACCTATAAATATGGTAAAAGATGGTACTGCTCCTGGGTCTGTGGTTGTGGCGGTCTTGCGGAAACTGCCGGCGATTCGTTTAGGCAATTGAGTGATAAATCCACATTTGCTTGGAAAGTGGAACGCTGGGTAGTGCACAGCGTAGTGGTTTTTGTAACTTTAATGACCACTGCGGTAATCTATTCCTATTTGGGAACCGACACCAGTAAGTATTGGTTGACCAAAAGCACATTCCTTTTAAGTGTAGGTGGTTTGCTGACCTTGGTATTTGGCTGGGTCATGATCTTTAAACGAGAACAGCTTCAAAAAGATGCCCTTTACGGAGCCATTGGTTACTTTGTAATTATAATAGCTTTGATCGGGTTTCACTTTTTTAGTGGTGAAGGAGAAGTATTCCTATTCAAGTCCGGCACACTTCGTAAATCTTATTCCTTTTTAATAGGCAGTGTTTTTTCTGGAGTTATCGGCACAGGCTTCTATCCCATTTTTGGGAGCAGGGTCTGGTGTAGGTTTGGTTGCCCCATGGCGGCCATACTGGGCTTTCAGCAACGACTTTTTTCTCGATTTAGAATAACAACCAATGGAGGGCAATGTATTTCTTGTGGTAACTGTTCCACCTACTGCGAAATGGGGATCGATGTAAGAGCCTATGCGCAAAAAGGAGAGAACATAGTTCGCTCCAGCTGTGTGGGATGTGGCATTTGTTCCGCCGTTTGCCCAAGAGGCGTCCTAAAATTGGAGAATGGGCCTTTGGAAGGAAGAATTGACAGCAATCAGGTTTTATTGGGCAACGATGTAGATTTAATGTCCCTAGTGAACAAGAGGTAG
- a CDS encoding argininosuccinate synthase encodes MEKLVIAYSGGLDTSYCAKYLSKEEGFEVHAVSVNTGGFSKAEIEDIEEKALALGATSYTSIDAISTFYNKVVKHLIFGNVLRNNTYPLSVSAERIVQAIEIVNHAKKIGAKYIAHGSTGAGNDQVRFDMIFQILAPEINIITPIRDKKLAREEEIEYLQQNGIDYSWEKAKYSVNKGLWGTSVGGDETLTSHLSLPESAYPSPLEKELPKELKLTFKNGELVALDGEPDTPVANIEKLSAIASKYAIGRDIHVGDTIIGIKGRVGFEAAAPLIIIKAHHLLEKHTLSKWQQYQKEQMGNFYGMLLHEGNYLDEVMRNIEAFLTDTQKHVSGDVFVTLHPYRFELNGITSKHDLMNASFGSYGEMNKGWTADEAKGFIKILSNSGKIANHVNQES; translated from the coding sequence ATGGAAAAATTAGTTATAGCTTATAGCGGCGGGTTGGACACCTCCTACTGTGCCAAATACCTTTCCAAAGAAGAGGGCTTCGAAGTACATGCAGTAAGCGTAAACACTGGAGGATTCAGCAAAGCTGAAATCGAGGACATTGAAGAAAAAGCACTTGCTTTGGGTGCCACATCTTACACTTCCATCGATGCCATAAGCACTTTTTATAACAAAGTGGTCAAACATCTAATCTTCGGAAATGTTCTCCGAAACAACACCTATCCCCTTTCCGTAAGTGCGGAACGAATCGTTCAGGCTATCGAGATTGTGAACCACGCCAAAAAAATCGGTGCTAAATATATCGCACACGGAAGCACAGGGGCCGGTAACGACCAAGTAAGGTTTGATATGATTTTTCAAATCTTGGCCCCGGAAATCAATATTATTACCCCGATAAGGGACAAAAAACTCGCCAGAGAGGAAGAAATCGAATATCTGCAACAGAACGGGATAGATTATTCTTGGGAAAAGGCCAAGTATTCGGTGAACAAAGGACTATGGGGAACATCAGTAGGAGGTGATGAAACTTTGACCTCACATCTATCCCTGCCCGAAAGCGCCTACCCAAGCCCCTTGGAGAAAGAACTGCCAAAAGAACTAAAACTTACTTTTAAAAATGGTGAGTTAGTAGCTTTGGATGGTGAGCCGGACACACCCGTGGCCAATATCGAGAAGCTATCCGCAATAGCATCAAAATATGCCATTGGCAGGGATATTCACGTTGGCGATACCATAATCGGAATCAAAGGGCGGGTCGGTTTCGAAGCGGCAGCACCCTTGATCATTATAAAAGCCCACCATTTGCTGGAAAAACACACCCTGAGCAAATGGCAGCAATACCAAAAAGAGCAAATGGGCAATTTTTACGGAATGTTGCTGCACGAGGGCAATTATCTTGACGAGGTGATGCGGAACATCGAAGCATTTTTAACGGACACCCAAAAACACGTTTCCGGTGACGTTTTTGTGACCTTGCACCCCTACCGATTCGAGTTGAACGGAATCACATCCAAACACGATTTAATGAATGCTTCCTTTGGAAGTTATGGTGAAATGAACAAAGGATGGACCGCCGACGAGGCCAAAGGATTCATTAAGATCCTATCTAACTCTGGAAAAATTGCCAACCACGTAAACCAAGAATCATGA
- a CDS encoding GNAT family N-acetyltransferase: MEIIVANESHYKYAQIISDTITDSAKVRGTGIAMRTPEYIIKRLQNGNAIIALDGDKFAGFCYIEVWGNKDFVANSGLIVHPDYRNQGLAKKIKKAVFDLSRKKFPDAKIFGITTGLAVMKMNYELGYKPVTFSELTDDPEFWKGCQTCKNFDILTRTDRKMCLCTGMLHDPKAKNQQPEKVNKKAFQRLKSIKESLFLKKKNK, from the coding sequence ATGGAAATTATTGTTGCTAACGAATCACATTATAAATACGCGCAGATTATTAGTGATACCATAACCGATTCCGCAAAGGTCAGAGGTACAGGTATTGCCATGCGAACTCCAGAATACATAATAAAACGTCTCCAAAACGGTAATGCAATTATTGCGTTGGATGGAGATAAGTTCGCTGGATTCTGTTATATCGAAGTCTGGGGGAACAAGGACTTTGTGGCCAACTCTGGTTTAATAGTCCATCCAGATTACAGAAACCAAGGTCTGGCCAAAAAAATTAAAAAAGCCGTTTTCGACCTTTCCCGAAAAAAGTTTCCCGACGCCAAAATTTTTGGCATAACCACTGGACTGGCCGTAATGAAAATGAACTACGAACTTGGTTATAAGCCAGTTACATTTTCGGAACTAACGGACGACCCGGAATTCTGGAAAGGCTGTCAAACCTGCAAGAATTTTGATATCCTTACCCGAACCGATAGAAAAATGTGCCTTTGCACCGGGATGCTTCACGACCCAAAAGCAAAAAATCAACAACCGGAAAAAGTGAACAAAAAAGCATTTCAGAGATTGAAAAGCATTAAAGAATCACTTTTTCTCAAAAAGAAAAATAAATAA
- a CDS encoding glycosyltransferase family 2 protein, whose translation MADIKVIIPAINEGDSIGLVVSEIPDHVSEIIVVDNGSGDDTVANAKKSGATVVMENRKGYGFACLKGLKYISEQSKTPDIIVFIDGDYSDYPEELDKIVAPILENDIDFVVGARKKSLRETGSMTPQQVFGNNLATFLMRLFFKSKFTDLGPFRAIKYEKLKELNMQDTTYGWTVEMQLKILRKKMSYIEVPVRYKRRIGISKVSGTIKGTIFAGIKILGWIFKYSLK comes from the coding sequence ATGGCAGACATAAAAGTCATTATTCCTGCAATCAACGAAGGAGATTCCATTGGTCTGGTGGTTTCGGAAATCCCCGATCATGTCTCGGAAATAATCGTTGTGGACAATGGTTCCGGAGACGATACCGTGGCAAATGCAAAAAAATCGGGGGCAACCGTGGTCATGGAAAACCGCAAGGGCTATGGCTTTGCCTGTTTAAAAGGGCTTAAATATATCTCCGAACAATCCAAAACACCCGACATTATCGTATTTATCGACGGAGACTATTCGGATTATCCAGAAGAATTGGATAAGATAGTGGCCCCTATTTTGGAAAATGATATTGATTTTGTGGTCGGAGCAAGAAAAAAGTCGCTCCGTGAAACAGGTTCCATGACTCCTCAACAGGTGTTTGGAAACAATCTGGCCACATTTTTAATGCGTTTGTTTTTTAAATCAAAATTTACGGATTTAGGACCATTTAGGGCAATTAAATACGAAAAGCTCAAAGAATTGAACATGCAGGACACAACTTATGGGTGGACTGTGGAAATGCAATTGAAAATTCTGAGAAAAAAAATGTCATATATCGAAGTACCAGTGCGTTACAAACGAAGAATTGGCATCTCAAAAGTTTCAGGTACCATAAAAGGTACTATATTTGCGGGCATAAAAATATTGGGTTGGATCTTTAAATACAGTTTAAAATAA
- the proC gene encoding pyrroline-5-carboxylate reductase: MKIAIIGAGNLGLAIAKGILHSNGATTMYLTKRNTDSIQEFEKYGNVTVTANNKEAVKNSDILVFAVQPGQFTSILEETKDLLSEKHVVISTITGFSISKIEEIIGSDKFIIRSMPNTAISVGKSMTCICSNELGKKRVDLARAIFNRMGHTLEIPEGQMQAATVICASGVAFWMRLIRATTQGAIQLGFDAKEAQELAMHTCNGAANLLIESGSHPEEEIDKVTTPKGCTIEGLNEMEHQGLSSSLIRGIVTSFEKISEIRKG, from the coding sequence ATGAAAATAGCTATTATAGGAGCAGGTAACTTAGGGCTGGCCATCGCAAAGGGGATTTTGCACAGCAATGGCGCAACGACCATGTACCTGACCAAAAGGAACACCGATTCCATTCAGGAGTTCGAAAAATACGGCAATGTAACGGTCACAGCCAACAACAAGGAAGCCGTAAAAAATTCCGATATCTTGGTTTTTGCGGTACAACCCGGGCAATTCACATCCATTTTAGAGGAAACCAAAGATCTTCTATCCGAAAAACATGTGGTAATCAGTACCATTACAGGATTCAGTATTTCCAAAATTGAAGAGATTATCGGTTCGGATAAATTCATCATCCGTAGTATGCCGAATACAGCAATTTCGGTAGGCAAATCCATGACGTGTATCTGCAGCAACGAATTGGGCAAAAAAAGGGTGGATCTGGCAAGGGCCATTTTTAACCGAATGGGACATACCCTGGAAATTCCAGAAGGGCAAATGCAGGCGGCAACTGTTATATGTGCAAGTGGGGTTGCCTTTTGGATGCGATTGATCCGTGCCACCACCCAAGGTGCCATACAATTGGGATTTGATGCAAAAGAAGCCCAAGAATTGGCCATGCATACCTGTAATGGGGCGGCCAACCTTTTAATAGAGTCGGGCAGTCATCCGGAAGAAGAGATAGATAAAGTAACCACACCCAAAGGATGTACCATCGAAGGTCTGAACGAAATGGAGCATCAAGGATTAAGTTCTTCCTTGATCAGGGGAATTGTTACATCTTTTGAGAAAATCAGTGAAATAAGAAAAGGATAA
- a CDS encoding mannosyltransferase, whose amino-acid sequence MQSYWRLHRYPILFAVACTLFYWSFAYNLVRTDFTKLLMLFGALFYLTSKILQFEKWNYKFLLGIGILFRLVFLFAEPNLSQDFYRFIWDGELIKNGINPYLYTPDQIMEQGEIVFTGMNKLYAGMTDLNARHYSNYPPINQILFALSVVLGGGSVVGSMIVLRLIIILADLGMLFFGRKLLQNLNRANHLAFWYFLNPLVIIELTGNLHFEGVMLFFFIWAIYLLSKNKWLWASPVYAISIMVKLVPLIFLPILVKYLGLKKSAIFYILVIAGCIMLLLPFYSSVFVDNYTETVGLWFSNFEFNASVYNVVKKIAVTYFEAKPWELIDTYGSYLKIAVLIIVLLLAFLRKNQSLDQVLSTMVIALALYYFLSSTVHPWYVIFLLGFAIFTDYRFPLVWSCTIILSYYAYSHPDFKENLWLLAIEYIVVIGYFIYELIGSRPKKLYFLKK is encoded by the coding sequence ATGCAATCTTACTGGCGACTGCATAGATATCCCATTCTTTTTGCCGTCGCTTGCACATTGTTTTATTGGAGCTTTGCATATAATCTCGTCAGAACCGATTTTACAAAGCTCTTAATGCTTTTTGGGGCACTCTTCTATCTTACCTCCAAAATACTCCAATTCGAAAAGTGGAACTATAAGTTTCTATTGGGCATAGGAATCTTATTTCGATTGGTTTTTCTATTCGCCGAACCTAATCTATCGCAAGATTTTTATCGTTTTATTTGGGACGGTGAACTCATAAAAAACGGTATCAACCCCTATTTGTACACCCCTGACCAAATTATGGAACAGGGCGAGATTGTGTTTACCGGTATGAACAAACTTTATGCCGGCATGACGGACCTCAACGCTCGACATTACAGTAATTATCCACCGATCAACCAAATCCTTTTTGCACTATCAGTTGTATTGGGAGGCGGAAGTGTAGTGGGATCCATGATCGTTTTACGGTTGATTATAATCCTTGCGGACTTAGGAATGCTATTTTTTGGACGAAAACTTCTTCAAAACCTCAATAGGGCCAACCACTTGGCATTTTGGTACTTTTTAAATCCATTGGTGATAATTGAGCTTACAGGAAATCTCCATTTTGAAGGGGTCATGCTCTTCTTTTTTATTTGGGCCATTTATCTCTTATCAAAAAACAAATGGCTGTGGGCCAGTCCTGTTTATGCCATTTCCATAATGGTAAAATTGGTCCCCTTGATCTTCCTGCCCATATTGGTAAAATACCTAGGGCTCAAAAAGAGTGCTATTTTTTACATTCTGGTCATAGCTGGCTGTATTATGCTCCTTCTTCCCTTCTACTCATCTGTATTTGTTGATAATTATACAGAGACCGTCGGACTTTGGTTTTCCAATTTCGAGTTCAACGCCAGTGTTTACAATGTGGTTAAAAAGATAGCAGTAACCTATTTTGAGGCCAAACCATGGGAACTCATCGACACTTATGGTTCTTATCTAAAAATAGCTGTGTTAATAATAGTCCTGCTTCTTGCCTTTCTTCGAAAAAACCAAAGTTTAGACCAGGTCCTCAGCACAATGGTCATTGCCTTGGCCCTATATTATTTCCTATCCAGCACTGTTCATCCTTGGTACGTGATATTCCTTTTGGGGTTTGCAATTTTTACGGATTACAGGTTCCCACTGGTATGGTCCTGCACCATAATTTTAAGTTATTATGCCTATTCACATCCCGATTTTAAAGAGAACCTATGGTTATTGGCCATTGAATACATCGTGGTAATAGGCTATTTTATTTATGAATTAATAGGAAGCAGGCCAAAAAAGTTATATTTCCTCAAAAAGTAA